From the Thermodesulfobacteriota bacterium genome, the window AAAGAGAATAAGAGAGGCTTCAAGAATAAAGGGTAACTATCCTGTTTCGTATGCGGATGCCTTCTGCATAGCTTTGGCTATGGAACTTAAAGGAGAGATTTTGACCGGGGATGAAGAATTCAAAACGGTTTATGGATTGAAGTTAAAATGGATTAGATAGAACATGAGTAGACGAAGAAATCTACGTTAAGATTTTCTTCATCCTAATCTCATTCCACTCCCTGACTGACTAAACCAACGTAATCTGCTGCTCATCATTCCGTGCATGATAGAATTGTTTACAGTCAAATTGCATGCCAGGCACCCTTGTTCCTCAGGACATGCTCAGGGCTGAGGATGTATTGTTACTGCTGTTGCTCGCAACATTATTTTATTTAATCCGACCAGCAAGACTGGTCGGCTACCCAGGTTTATAATAGGTCTGAATCTGAGCCTAAATCAACATTTAATTTTCAGGGATCATGGCTGAAATAATTCGTGGCAGGTGTCACCATAATTTATCCAGGGAGAACTAATATCAAGTAATTGGTTGTTTCTACTTCTTGGACTCTTCGGCGTAGTGAATCATTCCCGATATATCGATAACCACTACAGGCCCGTTTCCGACAACCCAAGCATCGTGACCCGGAGGAAGCATTGATACGTCACCCGGGCCGAACTCCTCCTCTGTACCGTCGTCCATTCTGACCCTCAATTTCCCTGAAACGTGGTACTGAGTATGCGGAGCCTCGCAGCTTTTTGTTTTGGCTACAGGCTTAACCGATTCCGACCACTTCCAGCCCGGCTCAAGGGTAGCTCGACCAAATGTGATACCCCCAACTTTAGCGAGTTCAAGTTTTCCTTTGGGAAAAGTACGTGTCTCATCTGGGGAGCTTAGACTTTTTTTCTGCATGCTAGCCATATTGCATTCCTCCTTACGTGATTTTTTCTATATAATCCCATTGTCTCACAAGCATTACCCCCTTGTCAACAGATATTGAAAATAAAACGTATCAAAAACAAGGCCTCAAGGAATATTTGGTTATTGTAAAGTGAAACGCGTTGAATGCTAAATTAGAAAGCCAGGATCGCTGGTTTCAATAAATATTATTTAACATTGCTTGCTTTATGGGTTAAGTTTCTATACTAATATTTGTACTCAGTAGTTACGATTTGGTCATGCAACGTTTAGAAATCAGTAGATTAACGTTAGTCACAGTTGGAGTTATCCTATCATTATCAGTCGACTCTTCGAAATTAACTGCGGAGCCCCAAATACTAATCTTCGATATTTCCTATGAGCATCATAAAGAAATCAACAATATAATAGACAAGAAACATGGTGAATTTGAAAATGCTCTCGGAGTACCCGTAGGTGAAATGACGGTTAATGTTGATCGAAGAGGGGTGTATAGAAAATATGATAATGGTTACATATATTGGAGTCCCGAGACAGGTGCTCATGTGCTTTTTGATGGGCCAATCCTGACAAAATGGGAAAAGCAGGGTTCAGAGAGAGGCGATCTCGGCTATCCAACCACTGACGAAATGATCACTCTGGAAGGAGAGGGGAGACTTTGTAGTTTTCAGGGTGGTCTCATTTTCTGGAATCCAAAGCTCGGTTCAATGAAGATCTTGGTCTTGACAAGCAGACCTATTATATTTTTACACGAGAATTTTCAGGGTTCATGGTTGGATTTGAGAAAATCCATAGGGCATCTCAATGGGAATAAATATGACACAAATTGGACAGGAATTTCGTTAATGCAATCGCTTAAGCGGGTTGGTTTTAACGACAGCGTCTCGTCACTGTTTGTACCAGAGGGTTGGAGTGTAGTCTTCTATGAAAACGAGGGTTACTGTGGTAAGAATTTCAAAATTGTTGGACCTGCTGCTGTATCTGATCTAGAGCTTTACAGTGGTGGCGCATTCAAGAACATGATTTCATCCGCCAAGGTAATTAGCGAAATCGCTGATGATAGCAGTAGGTACGGGGAACTTGTCCTCGATTGGGCTGGTGTTATAGATAATAAAGAGGGCAAGAACGGTATCCACGGGCCTTACGGGAACTTTCACATATTGGTATACGATGCGAACCGACCTTGTTATGGGCCGAAATCATCCTATCCAGTTCCGCTCCGTCATATCGTTCTGCCCGGTCCAAACAACACTGGACATTTGTGCGAATGGGAAGATGGAGATCAGATGGACTACGATAGGCTTGGCCTCTTTCAGTGGCGCGGTGAAAGAGATTCTGTGAAGGTGTTCATCTATGAGAGTGATCCAAGCAGGGAATTACCAAAGCTAATCTCAAGGAAGCACGACCCTGTCTTTTGTGAAGTCATTGATAGATATGAAGGCGATCCTAAATTGTATCTCAGTAACATTCCCGCTATGAGACACACTGTTGTCTCGGGCAAGAATCGATCTAGACTCTGGATTGACAAGGTGAGATCGATTTGGGATAAAGGCTTGGAATCAGATTTCCCTTCCATGTTCGTTAAGCTGGAGACCGTATATGATGGTGCGCGTACTTATAACGACCGGGACCTATAGTTAACATGATTTTGTATGTTTTATTAATATGCCCTGGAGCATGGGGAGTATGCCCCAGGGCAAAAAGTGTGGAGTGGATAGAGGAACTTATTTTTCTGTGTTGTGATTTTATCTCAAGCTTTATCCCTTCTTTTTGGTTCTTTAAACGCTTAACCAGAAATAATTAGCTTCAGGCGTAAAATCTATCGCAATCAAAACCGTACGAAAAGGTATAACAGAAGTTTCCTTTAACGATTAATATCCTTGGTCGGCTGGTTCTTGATCTCCAGCAGCTTCGTCGGGCATATCGCCACCGGGTAGCTCTGCATCAGGCGCCGCTGGGCTTACCGCGGGTTCATCGGGTCCGGGCTCTGCCTGCTCTCCTTGTTGTTCGGTTTCTTCTTGTTGGGCCAGCGCTTGGTGAACCGGTATCAACGCAAATTGAGTCAGGCTCCCGCCTAAGGAAACCGCCAGAAAAAGAATAAACGAAAGTGTGATTGTTTTCATTTCTTGGTATTACCTCCTTGAATTTTTAGGTTGATTTCCACACTTTATTCATTCGCATTTGCAACTTTTATTCCACAAATTGTTTTCTTAAATATTATTAAACCATATCGGGCAGTTAGATTATAATGCCGGTTTATTGAATACGTCCCAGTGTATTTTTACACTGTGTAAGCTGTGTAAAATTACACAGAGGCAACTGACAAAGCAGGTGATGCAAAGTTACCACCTTAGTTTTTGTATGTCTTTCCTGTATCAAGCCTACACAGACCCGGGGTGGATTTTTAAGAAAGGTTTGTTAGCAATTCGATTTACGCTGTATATGAATAGAAAGATACATTAACTGGATTTGTTTGTTGCCTGTTTTCGATTAATTACATGTAAGATGAGACTAAGAAGCATCAAACCTTTATTCCCATCATCGTCATTTTTGAGGGAATCAATGTAATTAATACTTTCCGTTAACGATTCGTCATTAGGGGCAATTCTAAGGGCGGTTCTCAATACATCCAGTGCCTCATCGTACCACCCTTTTTCCGCTAATGACATCGCCAAGGAGTTGTAAGCGGGGATAAATTCTGGATAGGTCCCCAGAATTTCATCAAATTTGGTTATAGATTCATCTATCCATCCTAAGTCTTGATAACAGTTTCCTATTGATAAATGTGCCCAGTAATCATTTGGAAAGATTTCAACATGCTTGCGCATCTCAATCAGTGATTCACTTGTCCATCCCATATCGAAGTAGCATAAACCAAGCTGATAATGTATTTCATTCTTGATATATTCTGAATTCGTATTTGATTTTGTACACTCAATTAGATCATGTATAGAATCCTCATAGCATCCTAATATCCTAAATGTTAATGCTCGGTTCCATCTGGCTAGCGTACAGTCAGGATCAAGATTTAATGCATTGTGAAATACTTCAAGGGCGCCGTGATACCGGCCTAATCTTGATAGGGTAATTCCAAGCTGGCTCCATAGATACGGATCATGAGGAGTTATGTCAAGTGCTTTCTTAAAGCATTGGATAGATTGGTTAAATGCCCCCATAGAGTCATATGTGAGAGCAAAGGATAGATACACGTCGGGATCTAGTGGTGCTATCTCCAAAGCCTTTGTCAACTCGGATATGGCCTCTTCATACCTTCCTGCTTCTTTAAAATTGTCTGCCTTGGTTAATAGCCTTTCGAGTCTTCCCATAATTCAAATCAGCAGTTAAGAATTTATTAAAGAATATTTATAATATATGAACTTGTCAATATCAATTAAA encodes:
- a CDS encoding PIN domain-containing protein encodes the protein MREASRIKGNYPVSYADAFCIALAMELKGEILTGDEEFKTVYGLKLKWIR
- a CDS encoding cupin domain-containing protein, producing the protein MASMQKKSLSSPDETRTFPKGKLELAKVGGITFGRATLEPGWKWSESVKPVAKTKSCEAPHTQYHVSGKLRVRMDDGTEEEFGPGDVSMLPPGHDAWVVGNGPVVVIDISGMIHYAEESKK
- a CDS encoding tetratricopeptide repeat protein; protein product: MGRLERLLTKADNFKEAGRYEEAISELTKALEIAPLDPDVYLSFALTYDSMGAFNQSIQCFKKALDITPHDPYLWSQLGITLSRLGRYHGALEVFHNALNLDPDCTLARWNRALTFRILGCYEDSIHDLIECTKSNTNSEYIKNEIHYQLGLCYFDMGWTSESLIEMRKHVEIFPNDYWAHLSIGNCYQDLGWIDESITKFDEILGTYPEFIPAYNSLAMSLAEKGWYDEALDVLRTALRIAPNDESLTESINYIDSLKNDDDGNKGLMLLSLILHVINRKQATNKSS